In Strongyloides ratti genome assembly S_ratti_ED321, scaffold srae_chrx_scaffold0000002, a single window of DNA contains:
- a CDS encoding Marvel domain-containing protein, whose protein sequence is MALFGTFDPEMLKMPLGFIKVLQLPFALIAFTTMDGWGFLLEYKCNDGSIQKAIIDRFSLSSIILPMCNGTKTNLWEHSFGGTALFFGLISLFSIIFIALLLFIYLFNLELYATDNRLPHADCITTGVLGICWVLVAISWWSATSKVLEDTTNENILKLLNEKHFCGEKECISGSYSHSSTLTISVLAAWGCAILFFSNIWFTYKETDWFKNRQPFPEPQMTI, encoded by the exons aTGGCATTATTTGGTACATTTGATCCGGAGATGTTAAAAATGCCGTTAggttttataaaagttttacaaCTACCTTTTGCTTTGATAGCATTCACAACAATGGATGGATGGGGATTCTTATTAGaatataaatgtaatgaTGGTTCTATTCAAAAAGCTATTATTGATAGATTTTCTTTGTCATCAATTATTTTACCAATGTGTAATGGTACAAAAACTAATCTTTGGGAACACTCATTTGGTGGAACGGCATTATTTTTTGGTTTgatttcattattttcaataatatttatagcattactactttttatttatctatttaatCTTGAATTATATGCTACTGATAATCGTTTACCACATGCTGATTGTATCACCACAGGTGTTTTGGGAATTTGTTGGGTTCTCGTCGCAATAAGCTGGTGGTCTGCAACTTCAAAAGTCTTAGAAGATACAActaatgaaaatattcttaaacTGCTTAAtgaaaaacatttttgtGGAGAAAAAGAATGTATAAGCGGATCATATTCTCATAGTTCTACATTAACAATTTCTGTG cTTGCAGCATGGGGATGtgctattttatttttttcaaatatttggTTTACATACAAAGAAACTGATTGGTTTAAAAATCGTCAACCATTTCCAGAACCACAAATGAcaatttaa
- a CDS encoding Collagen alpha-5(IV) chain, with protein MDLDARIKAYRFVAYSAVAFSVVAIVSVCITLPMVSNYVNNVKRTINSEIAFCKTTAKDIWSEVNTLKNYQPQNRTARAAGYGEGAPSGGGYTQSAAVSSEPQTSCNSCCKPGPPGAGGKPGKPGKPGKPGAPGAPGTPGKAAAAPCEPATPPPCQPCPPGPPGPPGPPGPGGDGGAPGEPGSPGPDGQPGTAGPPGPPGPPGNDGQPGAPGQPGPDGESQYSEGGEAGPPGPPGPPGGPGSPGKPGSDGAPGPAGPKGPPGPPGSPGSDGNPGTPGQPGEPGSPGEKGICPKYCAIDGGVFFEDGTRRR; from the exons atggATTTAGACGCAAGGATAAAAGCATACAGATTTGTAGCTTATTCTGCTGTCGCTTTTTCTGTTGTTGCCATTGTTAGTGTTTGTATTACACTTCCTATGGTTAGTAATTATgtaaataatgtaaaaagaACAATAAATTCTGAAATAGCATTCTGTaaa acaACAGCTAAAGATATCTGGTCAGAAGTAAATACTCTCAAGAATTATCAACCACAAAATAGGACTGCACGTGCTGCAGGATATGGTGAAGGTGCACCATCTGGAGGAGGATATACTCAATCTGCTGCCGTTTCTTCAGAACCTCAAACATCATGCAATTCTTGTTGTAAACCAGGACCACCAGGTGCAGGAGGAAAACCAGGAAAACCTGGTAAACCAGGTAAACCAGGTGCACCAGGAGCTCCAGGAACACCAGGTAAAGCTGCAGCAGCTCCATGTGAACCAGCTACACCACCACCATGTCAACCATGTCCACCAGGACCACCAGGACCCCCAGGACCACCAGGACCAGGAGGAGATGGAGGTGCACCAGGAGAACCAGGTAGCCCAGGTCCAGATGGTCAACCAGGAACTGCAGGACCACCAGGACCTCCAGGACCACCAGGAAATGATGGACAACCAGGTGCTCCAGGACAACCTGGACCTGATGGTGAATCACAATACTCTGAAGGAGGAGAAGCTGGACCACCAGGACCACCAGGTCCTCCAGGAGGTCCAGGAAGTCCAGGAAAACCAGGAAGTGATGGTGCTCCAGGACCAGCTGGACCAAAAGGACCACCAGGACCACCAGGTTCACCAGGATCAGACGGTAATCCAGGAACTCCAGGACAACCAGGAGAACCAGGAAGTCCAGGTGAAAAAGGAATTTGTCCAAAATATTGTGCTATTGATGGTGGAGTTTTCTTTGAAGATGGAACTAGAAGacgttaa
- a CDS encoding Valacyclovir hydrolase: protein MSLDIVEDVLQILDCKIGFCKYGSGPTNILMIPGGVGCYKKDYPDFLLSHFDPNYVTIVCIDPPGYGTSRPPDRKQSINRCQLDAKYCLELMKILKLEPFNVVGWSEGGRTAIHVGGQGKDLVKHIVLIATSTKVDQRGATVFKGMRNTNQWLPNSREVYLQHYSEEFLREQWGSLCDLVSEVYEMLGGVFLSHNILPQLQCPVLLINGGQDRFIMDPKIITDRLKHFKVLVHAQAYHDVHIKYPKWFAKNVYQFITDEQSCEK, encoded by the exons ATGTCATTAGATATAGTTGAAGATGTTTTACAAATCCTTGATTGTAAAATAGGTTTTTGTAAATATGGATCAGGACcaactaatattttaatgattccTGGTGGTGTtg gatGTTACAAAAAGGATTATCctgattttttattaagtcATTTTGATCCAAACTATGTAACTATTGTTTGTATTGATCCACCAGGTTATGGAACAAGTAGACCTCCAGATAGAAAACAATCAATCAATAGATGTCAATTAGATGCAAAATATTGTCTCGAATTGATGAAAATTCTTAAATTAGAGCCATTTAATGTTGTTGGATGGAGTGAAGGTGGAAGAACTGCTATTCATGTTGGAGGTCAAGGAAAAGATTTAGTTAAACATATAGTTCTTATTGCTACAAGTACTAAAGTTGATCAAAGAGGTGCAACAGTTTTTAAAGGAATGCGTAACACAAATCAATGGCTTCCAAATTCAAGAGAAGTATATCTACAACATTACTCAGAAGAATTTCTTAGAGAACAATGGGGATCATTATGTGATTTAGTTTCAGAAGTTTATGAAATGCTTGGTGGTGTTTTTTTATCTCATAATATTCTTCCTCAATTACAATGTCcagtattattaataaatggtGGACAAGATAGATTTATAATGGAtccaaaaattataacagatagattaaaacattttaaagtattGGTTCATGCTCAAGCTTATCATGATgttcatataaaatatccaAAATGGTTTGCAAAAAATGTATATCAATTTATAACAGATGAACAAAGTtgtgaaaaataa
- a CDS encoding Cytochrome b5-like heme/steroid binding domain-containing protein: MNTYTVSDVSQKNTTDCLWIIYEGNVYDITNFYPHHPGGKALLKYAGKDITSVILHIPSHIIAIQTIKNVLENNLIGKLYNS; encoded by the exons atgaatacaTATACTGTTTCTGATGTTTCACAAAAAAACACAACTGATTGTTTATGGATAATTTATGAAGGAAAT gTTTATGatataactaatttttatcCTCATCATCCTGGTGGTAAAgcacttttaaaatatgctGGAAAG GACATTACATCAGTTATATTACATATTCCTTCACACATTATTGCAATtcaaacaataaaaaatgtactggaaaataatttaattggtaaattatacaattcataa